GATTTTATAAAGTGCACAAGAGTAAACACTGATCGgccaatattataattttatataattgcagGCAGTGGCTTTGGCAGTTCTTCCATGTCGTCTGCGGCCGCCTCGGAGCCAATCACTGAGAAAATACCAACTACTCCTGTCCGGGAAACGTAAGCATCaattatactttaaatgtaTTCCTTAAGTGATTACTTAGTGCCCGAATTAGTACGACGTcagtattccaaaaaaaaacaaaacaaaataatttaagtgaaattaattttttaaaattaattatttctaaaatctAGCTTAGGTTAGGACTATTGATGGATATGAGAATCAAaagtgataatttaaaatacagtttttacttaattttattcatattaattttataactctgtcgctctttcacgaccaaaccactgaatctgaatttaatataaagcaaacttgaactcctgAAGTGAAGAAaggacaggctacttttttgcctgacacacaCTCCGACaccataaaacgcgagcgaagccgcatgCAACTTCTagttaattacatatttcatcacTTGGATCACTGCACATTACTTTAGCAGCAGATCCCACGAGATGTGGTAATATAACATGAGCTTAAGTACTTatgcttaatattgttgtgtattccggtttgaagatcGCATAAGTTACTACTACCACAATAGAGATATGATCTAtgtaagttcccaaggttgttcgcgccttaacattaaaataagatgtttaatattcaaattcgcTTTGGCGACTACTTACATCAGGGCCCTCTTTAACCTATTGGAGGCTCTTGGCAGATAAGGATAATGAGGCTTTGGCAGAAAACTATTTTGTTAGAATAGACAAAGAAATTTTGATTGCTTTTCTATTCGTGAATAAAAAATGCTTTGAAATACCAagttatgatgttatttataatcatcTCTGTAGGTTCTCGATGTATCGGAATCAGATGATGTTAGaatctttattttgaaaatacataCGACTGAGGAGGTCGATTTTCGGACCCTGGGCACGTGCCCAAAGTGCCCACTGGGAAAGCGGGGTCTGCTTACAATCAAGTGGTCCATTCTTCAGTCTGCCTGCctatatctaaaattatataaattatgaagtGTATATATATCAATGAATGTTATGATCGTGTTTCCAGCCGTACGAGCACTAGGTCGGCGATGAAGCTGGGCTCCCGCGGTACGGACGCTGAGACATTCGTGTCGCGCCTGCGCAGCGAGGGCGACGCCGCCATTACGCTGCCCGCCAAGGTCGACAAAGCACCCGTCCCTACCAACAACAAGGAGTAAGGATagacattattattaacaacagtttaaaatataatagtaccACCACTACTACCATTACAGCCCTAACCTGATAATAATCCTactttatagtatataaataatgtagtcacaaaatagaaataattcgAACAAAGATACTCGCGTATCccacataaattaataaaacactaaATATATAACTTCGCGCTTCTAACGGTTTCTATAAAATGGATAATTTGAAACACTAAACTTTTAGAACgttaattttaatgtcaaatctaaataaattaaaatattagtacagaCATTGACATtgaccaaaaataattaatcgtaTTGTTTTTCTAACAGTACAAATAATCTTGACAAATGCTATTCAGTAAAAACTCCTTcgatgtttaaattcaaatattagtaatatatgcattcttatttataaattgatcaaaaatatttaatcgtaTTGTTTTTCTGACAGTACAAATAATCTTGACAAATGCTATTCAGTAAAAACTCCTTCGatgttattaattactaaaattattttagtgttCACCTACGATTTGAAGAAAGGTTGAGTCTGACCGCTGGGCGAGATGGAGATATCCAGAGCTTCGAACTATCcggtaaacatttataattaatcttaaacaagcatatcaaaaatgtatttattaatatattaattaataactatagtacgacacaacttagatgtcgcatcggcaaaattcgtaaaaccgatcacgtccgaattgagtacgctatcccaaattaccaatatttatttcttatgtgaatatgatctttacacgaacttcggtcgatttacatgcacttgctttctcgggttggactgcacgagaatctatagcgacgaatagcgtcgaatggagcgatagggagctatttctattggttgtataaatagctttcattgaatttgccgatgctacatctaagttgtgtcgttctaTACCTGTAAATAGGGCAGCACTAAGGCCTAAGGTCTTTGCTTAATGTTGTGTTCCAAGGCTGAGTCAATTGTTTATGTGTCATATTGCCATCATATACACACTgacttattatcaaaataatgacaatacttaattaaacatattgtttttttttattgttatttctttatataaataaaatacggtgAATATGGTACACggtaaagtttataaaacttatgctttcctataataatttgttgctaTTTTGTATCATgctaaacgaataaataaataaaaaatatatcatatgagagtcgagatggcccagtggttagaacgcgtgcatcttaaccgatgattgcgggttcaaacccaggcgagcaccgatgattcatgtgcttaatttgtgtttataattcatctcgtgctcagcggtgaaggaaaacatcgtgaggaaacctgcatgtgacaaatttcatagaaattctgccacatgtgtgccaccaacccgcattggaacagcgtggagtaagttccaaaccttctcttcaaagggagaggaggcctttagcccagcagtgggaatttacaggctgttgttgttgtatatcatatgaaatttaatgtttCAGGTTTATTGACTCTGCGTATAAGTAACGAACAGTTCGGCCGGATCCATGTTCACGTCGACAACAAAGACACGAGACCCTTACAGCTGCAGGTACCATACCATGAATACTTTTctaatatcatatcatttttaCAGTACATAGTTATGGGTAAACTCCCGTTGAAAACAATTACTTAGCACAACAGTTAAAGTTCTTTGTAGAgacataatatgatatataaggtcctcttaaatataaatagcataGGCCATGACaatatcaatttcaaatttgtatttataggtGTAGTTTCgtgtttcttggtggtagggctttgtgcaagcccgtctgggtaggtaccacccactcatcagttattctaccgccaaacaacagtactcagtattgttgtgttccggtctgaagggtgagcgagccagtgtaactgcaggcacaagggacataacatcttagttcccaaggttggtggcgcattgacgatgtaaggaatagttaataattcttacagcgttaatgtctatgggcgatggtgaccacttaccatcaggtggcccatatgctcgtccgccaacgtataccataaaaaaaaaagacaacagTATGTCATAGACCTCGGTATCTTGTACTActaactagctatgcccgcgacctCGTACGCGTTtgatttcaacaaaaaaatattattgtagcctaagttactccttattataacagttgtctgccagtgaaagtcccgtcaaaatcggtccagccgttccagagattagtcggaacaaacggacagacagacaaaaaatgtaaaaaatgtttttttgatatTGAGTagaaaagggttattttaacattacaaacagacactccaattttattataagtatagattaaagaCTTTTTGACGTACAAATCGGAAGTGGATGAACAAATTGACCCATCGATAGGacgtggtcaccatcgctcatagaTATCAGcatcataagaaaaaaaaaattacctgttgccagtaaagtcggtatacgggcgaaagttttacgtgacaacgactttgagtggtaaaataattttaatgtgaatattcattcgtatagtaggaagaaggatgaaataatagtaacaatttaaaacatttatttatacaaagaattatatttaaaacattaactttttataatgttgtcttaaattttcgcgatgattacacatttaaataaaactatttataacggatgaatcgcgtatattaattatttttaaacatcccgacgttaccacgaacactgcaaagtgctcgaaacgtcgggatgtttaaaaataattaatatacgcgattcatccgttataaatagttttattaactttttatgtctgtctctctcgctcctACGCGGGCTAAccgtgcctctcactcgctctcattgtgagcgcataacgtgagcggagcgtaacgcagtttcttgaagtgtcacccggcaaaccaatttataagacgttgtcacgtcaaaacATTCCTTACAACACTGATCTGCCCCCACCCCAGCTATTATAATGTGACACAGACTTAAGCTCTGGGCTAAAGACTGATAGGAGAGTTGAGGACCAGTGTGGACCACTGTGGACAGTGTGAACTAAATTAAGACTAAGACTTAAGACGAGCGTCAGTGTGGACCCCGCCTAATGATATTAGTAACGTAAGAAAAATACATTCCTTACAACACTGATCTGCCCCCACCCTAGCTAGTATAATGTGACACAGACTTAAGACTAAGACTTAAGACGAGCGTCAGTGTGGACCCCGCCTAATGATGTTAGTAACGTAAGAAAAATAcattcacaaaaaaaataacagaaaaaaaagacccgctgagtttctttcgccggttcttctcaggtcagggtgttcctttttccgaaccggtggtagtgtttatttgacaatcaataagtaagtgtaatgcttttatattgaataaaggaatttgagtttgagttttgagtttgagtttaagaCTAAGACTTAAGACGAGCGTCAGCGTGGACCCCGCCTAAAGCGTGACCCGTTCTGCGCAGACGCACCCGAACGTGGACAAGGAGGCGTTCCGGGCTGAGGGCGTGGTCCGGCTGAAGCAGGCTCAGCGCCCCTTCCCGCTGCACAGCGACGTCGGAGTGCTCAAGTGGCGCCTCGCGCACGCCGACGAGCGCGCCGCGCCGCTCTCCGGTGCGCGACACACTTACACTTACatctatattcttttttttttttttaattcatttatcagaaaaagaaaacaatattacagTACAATGTGTTGATTAGCACTATAAAAAACCACAAAGGTTTGTCCCTAATGCTAAAATTTCTCTgcgctttatataaataaggcaAGTATGATAAATAAGTGTTTAAAACGATCATTCTTAAGACTGTTGCAAATTATAACGACGACTTACTAAGAGATTATCTATAAAGTAGTTCTTCAATAtagacttaatatttttttgtgttaatttattttgtatactgtGCGGTAGAtcgcacatatatatatatatatatatatatatatatatatatatatatatatatatatatatatcttacgATAGCTACGCGAGTGGTTGCGTAActatcgtagggcaggtggtgctgtgcaccagggccccggaattaagggggccctctaaactaaaccttaaacaTCTGAAGCTTAAAAAATACGACCCTGCCCACCagatttcttatttgtatatatatataattttaaagagtaattattagttaaagaggagGTTAGGGCTTTTTCTATGCACTGGGGCCCTTCCACACTTAGCTACGCCACTGCTTCTAACATCaataaatatgacacaacatcacatacattactctgatcccaatgtaagtacctgaagcacttgtgttatggaagatcagaagtaacgacggtaccacaaacacccagacccaagacgacgtagacaactaatgataatctacatcgactcggccgggaatcgaacccgggacctcggagtggcgtatgaaaaccggtgtacacaccactcgaccacggagttcgtcaaaaaaaacattgcacaacacatacgttactctgatcccaatgcaagcagctaaagcacttgtgtcgtGGATcacaagtaacgacggtaccacagacacccacacccaagacatCAGAAAAACTTTTTCTACCTTGActcaatcgaacccgggacctcggagtggcttatCACACTTCAGCCTTTTGGACTTGAATGTATTCAACGTGATTCGTTGTTGCAGTGAACTGCTGGCCGTCCGAGGGAGCGAACGGCGGATGTGACGTCAACATCGAATATGAACTCGAGCAAGACCACTTGGTCCTCTCCGATGTCAACATCGTAATACCTCTGCCGTAAGTCagatatatttaatctgtggttatACAGTTGTTTGGGTCTGTAGATCCTCTACTTAAATTGTGTGAGACAAATGACGTCATCAAAATAGCAATGTAAGGCAGACTTGACCAATGTGAAAGCAGTTCTGAAGGTCTGGAGgatttaaactttttaagtgaaggtctgggccatctcgactctgagtcgagattcgagatggcccagtggttagaacgcgtgcatcttaaccgatggttgcgggttcaaacccaggtaagcaccgctgtttcatgtgcttaatttgtctttataattcatctcgcgctcagcggtgaaggaaaacatcgtgaggaaatctgcatgtgacgaatttcatagaaattttgccacatgtgcattccaccaacccgcattggaacagcgtggtggaatatgttccaaaccttctcctcaaagggagaggaggcctttagcccagcagtgggaatttacaggctggtgttgTTGTAAGTGAAGGTACTGCATCCATATTTACTGTAACTTTCTTAAGAAATTAAAGACCATAGATGCTtaatatgttgaaattaaattaataatatgtatataaaaatacctaaGATAGCAGTTTCAAGTCTATGAAATGCAGTTAATATTATCTTGTCTATGTTTTTAGATCTGGCAACCCGTCAGTGGTGGTGCACCAATGGGAGGGCAGTTACACACAGAAGGGACGCAGTATCATTTGGAATATTCCGGTGATTAACAGACAACAGAAAACTGGAACTCTGGAATTTACgtgagtattatatatatagaagtaTAATAGTTGcactaattaaaatacatatataactatattgaCTAATCATGTATTGAGATTTGTTTAAGATTTAAGAGAATGCAATACTTTTACAGATAAAATTAAGAAAGTGTCCGCGGACTAATTATCGATAAAACACTGAGTATACATTTTCAAGTAGAACGAAAGTTATCGATGCAAGTGCAATTTTAGTATACTcgtaataatagaaatatttttttttattcgcaaAAATGtgattgtattgtttattttctaaatcTATCGGCTATAATCAACTCGCAATCGATATGAGACCGAGGTGACCGAATGATTAGAATGTGTACATCTTGCATGAAGATTGCTCGCAAGATTTAGCACTATAAGCAGcataatataaatgattcaATTCAAAGCATTGTCTTGAATGGGAGCTCCTTTTTTTCAATGGAAATACGCCCCTCCTCCATATTATTTGGAGGTTATATGGGGCTCGCCCTATTCATATCCAACGGTACTTACTTCGTCTGTTCGGAGAGGGAGTTTTAGTCTATCTGTGAGATTTTTGCTTTAATTGGAACCTTTGaccttttgtaattaaaaaacgaatGGTCCACCTTTTGGGTTTCCCACAGTCAGCTTACTTTCCTTTGACAAATTTGTATGTCAGTTTATAATCGAATTATGcctatatacctaaatatatgtcaaataaaattatgtaatttatcgtAACTCCTGTCAGTAAGTTTTCTTGGTAACACTACCGCTTATCATACCTACCAGTAGTCATATgttaggtatattatattatatctactATATACATTATGTACCTCTTGCTACTGTATGGTGGTTTAATgtaccaaaatttattttaattgttcttttataaattaagtgaACTTGACTTaaaattgagctgagatggcccattagttagaacgcgtgcatcttaatcgatgattttgggttcaaatccaggcaagcaccactatatatatgtgcttaatttgcgtttagaaaacattgtgaggaaacctgcatgtgtctaatttcatcgaaattctgccacatgtgcattccaccaacctacatTCGAACAgcttagtggaatatgttccaaaccctctccgtaatggagATGGCCTtgatataaggcctcctccgcagtgggaaatctacagaCGGTTACGTTACTTACTTTAAATTCAGTTATATAcggtttaatttatatatgtatgtgtttttagTGTCTCCCCGGCCATCCCTAACGACTTCTTCCCTCTGAATGTGACATGGACATCAGACACGTCGCTAGCCCTGCTCGCCGCCACTAAAGTGACTCAAGCTGAGGACGGCTCGCCCGTCGATTACTCTCAAGAAATAAGTTTCCATGCAGATAAATATgagattgtttaaattttacattcaattatatgtattataataattatagttttatttttcaatagcgACATTATTTAAGGCCTTCGACAAATTAGTTACTCTTGTCAATTTTTTAGGCCAGATACACATATAAGGCATATTCTAAGGCTGCTTCTACATTATGGTATGTTGATCttgaatataaaatcataataaatgtgATGAATATACAATAACGTAAAAGCCATA
This DNA window, taken from Vanessa cardui chromosome 26, ilVanCard2.1, whole genome shotgun sequence, encodes the following:
- the LOC124540630 gene encoding coatomer subunit delta, which gives rise to MVLIAATVCTKSGKALVSRQFVEMTKARIEGLLAAFPKLMTGGRQHTFVETESVRYVYQPLDKLYMLLITTKASNILEDLETLRLFSRVVPEYCAQLTEADVLNQAFNLLFAFDEIVALGYRESVNLAQVRSFVEMDSHEEKIYQAVRQTQEREAANRMRERAKELQRERLEAAKRGQPPRSSSGFGSGFGSSSMSSAAASEPITEKIPTTPVRETRTSTRSAMKLGSRGTDAETFVSRLRSEGDAAITLPAKVDKAPVPTNNKDVHLRFEERLSLTAGRDGDIQSFELSGLLTLRISNEQFGRIHVHVDNKDTRPLQLQTHPNVDKEAFRAEGVVRLKQAQRPFPLHSDVGVLKWRLAHADERAAPLSVNCWPSEGANGGCDVNIEYELEQDHLVLSDVNIVIPLPSGNPSVVVHQWEGSYTQKGRSIIWNIPVINRQQKTGTLEFTVSPAIPNDFFPLNVTWTSDTSLALLAATKVTQAEDGSPVDYSQEISFHADKYEIV